In one Vulgatibacter incomptus genomic region, the following are encoded:
- a CDS encoding alpha/beta hydrolase translates to MRKLPFVLIAAAGCAAGSATAQSHGARGEAEAASAPAIESTSGRLSARPTVREAAAIAPKPGVSPLELDGKRDGRIFIPKDYRADRPAPLIVLLHGAGADGASILGAVQREAERAGAIVLAPDARGATWDVLRGGFGPDVRFIDEALRKTFERYSIDPSRVALAGFSDGGSYALSLGQANGDLFGSIIAFSPGFSAPPQQVGKSRIFVSHGVGDGVLPIDPCSRTIVPRLRGQGYDVRFVEFDGGHSVPASIAHEAMTWWTGR, encoded by the coding sequence GTGCGAAAGCTGCCCTTCGTCCTCATCGCGGCCGCCGGCTGTGCGGCCGGTTCCGCCACGGCTCAGTCTCACGGCGCTCGCGGCGAGGCGGAGGCGGCCTCCGCTCCTGCGATCGAAAGCACCAGCGGAAGGCTCTCTGCGCGTCCCACCGTGCGGGAAGCCGCCGCGATCGCCCCGAAGCCCGGTGTCTCGCCCCTCGAATTGGACGGCAAGCGAGACGGGCGGATCTTCATCCCGAAGGACTACCGCGCGGACCGTCCCGCGCCGCTGATCGTGCTCCTCCACGGCGCAGGTGCCGACGGCGCGAGCATCCTCGGCGCCGTGCAGCGCGAGGCCGAGCGAGCGGGCGCGATCGTCCTCGCCCCCGACGCCCGCGGCGCCACCTGGGACGTCTTGCGCGGCGGGTTCGGTCCCGACGTTCGATTCATCGACGAGGCCCTCCGCAAGACCTTCGAGCGCTACTCGATCGATCCGTCTCGAGTCGCCCTAGCCGGCTTCTCCGACGGGGGCTCCTACGCGCTCTCGCTCGGCCAGGCCAACGGCGATCTCTTCGGCTCGATCATCGCCTTCTCGCCAGGCTTCTCCGCGCCCCCACAGCAGGTCGGCAAGTCGCGGATCTTCGTCTCCCACGGCGTCGGCGACGGCGTGCTCCCGATCGATCCGTGCAGCCGCACCATCGTCCCGCGTCTTCGGGGCCAGGGCTACGACGTGCGCTTCGTCGAGTTCGACGGCGGCCACTCCGTTCCCGCATCCATCGCGCACGAGGCCATGACCTGGTGGACCGGGCGGTAG
- a CDS encoding DUF2239 family protein — MKYAFFSGEKLIAHGGLEEVATAAKRWRDERESEPLAVYSDETGRAVDLDLRGSLQDVLARLAPARDDMGADTEPPKRQGPGRPKLGVVSKEVTLLPRHWDWLAQQPGGASVTLRKLVEAARRGGGGVEAARRSQEAAYRFMSAMAGDYPGFEEASRALFAHDFGRFDQLVGPWPADVRDHVRRLVAIAARDRLAAAL; from the coding sequence GTGAAATACGCGTTCTTCTCAGGAGAGAAGCTCATCGCCCACGGCGGCCTCGAGGAGGTGGCGACGGCTGCCAAGCGATGGCGCGACGAGCGGGAGAGCGAGCCGCTCGCGGTCTACTCGGACGAGACGGGACGCGCGGTCGACCTCGACCTTCGCGGGAGCCTCCAGGACGTCCTCGCAAGGCTGGCGCCGGCCAGGGACGATATGGGCGCGGACACGGAACCGCCGAAGCGCCAGGGGCCGGGCCGGCCCAAGCTTGGCGTCGTCTCCAAGGAAGTGACCCTCCTGCCCAGGCACTGGGACTGGCTCGCCCAGCAGCCCGGTGGCGCCTCCGTCACCTTGCGCAAGCTGGTGGAGGCCGCGAGGCGGGGCGGAGGCGGCGTCGAGGCCGCTCGTCGATCGCAGGAGGCCGCCTACCGGTTCATGTCCGCGATGGCTGGCGACTACCCAGGCTTCGAGGAGGCCTCCCGCGCTCTCTTCGCCCACGACTTCGGCCGGTTCGACCAGCTCGTCGGACCCTGGCCCGCGGACGTCCGGGATCACGTGCGGCGCCTCGTCGCGATCGCCGCCCGCGATCGCCTGGCGGCGGCGCTGTAG
- a CDS encoding aldo/keto reductase, producing the protein MTRPSLTLNDGRTMPRVGFGTWRISNDQAASIVRTAISAGYRSIDTAAVYANEEGVGEAVATCGLPRDELFVTTKVWNDRQGYDTTLRAFDESLARLKLEAVDLYLIHWPAPATNRYVETWKALIQLRQEGRARSIGVSNFNRPHLERILDATGVVPAVNQIELHPFLQQRELRAFHADKGIATESWSPLARAHRLDNPVLVDLAKKHGKTPAQVVLRWHLDSGLVAIPKSAHETRIRENLDLFDFRLDDEDMARMETLDEGGRTGMDPNAFD; encoded by the coding sequence ATGACCCGCCCCAGCCTCACGCTCAACGACGGACGCACCATGCCCCGGGTCGGCTTCGGCACGTGGAGGATCTCGAACGACCAGGCGGCCTCAATCGTCCGAACCGCGATCTCCGCGGGCTATCGCTCGATCGACACCGCGGCGGTCTACGCCAACGAGGAGGGCGTGGGCGAGGCCGTCGCGACCTGCGGCCTCCCACGGGACGAGCTCTTCGTCACCACCAAGGTGTGGAACGACCGGCAGGGCTACGACACGACGCTGCGGGCCTTCGACGAGAGCCTCGCCAGGCTGAAGCTCGAGGCGGTCGACCTCTATCTGATCCACTGGCCGGCGCCTGCGACGAACCGCTACGTGGAGACGTGGAAGGCGCTGATCCAGCTCAGGCAGGAGGGCCGGGCCCGCTCGATCGGCGTCTCGAATTTCAACCGGCCGCACCTCGAGCGGATCCTCGACGCGACCGGGGTCGTCCCGGCGGTGAACCAGATCGAGCTCCACCCCTTCCTCCAGCAGCGCGAGCTCCGGGCCTTCCACGCCGACAAGGGCATCGCCACGGAGTCCTGGAGCCCCCTCGCCCGAGCGCACCGCCTCGACAATCCCGTCCTCGTTGACCTCGCGAAGAAGCACGGCAAGACGCCTGCCCAGGTGGTCCTCCGCTGGCACCTGGACTCGGGCCTCGTCGCAATCCCCAAGTCGGCCCACGAGACCCGCATCCGCGAGAACCTCGACCTCTTCGACTTCCGCCTGGACGACGAGGACATGGCCCGGATGGAGACGCTGGACGAAGGCGGTCGCACGGGCATGGACCCGAACGCCTTCGACTGA
- a CDS encoding substrate-binding domain-containing protein: MESRKPYLRASVPLLVAGLALLVGARAQAVECASLPNPVYLAGSSAVKPVLKKVSQTLSSRNPSITLVYQSLGSCAGVDAIVSGTKVTATAKYWDAAGAEVACDLPAEGANIDIGISDVYAQTCNYVLDTKQRDFLGPVQVMTFVAPVASSESSISAAAAYVALGFGGKNHVVAPWDNPEFFFIRPDSSGTKNMIAEAIGLPASKWQGNVQSGSGDVNTAVSNSVQPNKTIGILAADFADANRDKLKILAFQADGAQRCGYYPDSTPNHFDKINVRDGRYAIWGSVHFLANTGSDGHAVPASGNPAGDAVHTAIRFFSHEGLSVAESKAMIKAEADAYTVPLCAMRVKREKEVGAMSRFVPDEPCGCYFESLKGATTSECSACESDADCSGSTPTCRYGFCESR; this comes from the coding sequence TTGGAATCGAGAAAGCCTTATCTGCGTGCGTCCGTCCCGCTGCTCGTCGCAGGCCTTGCGCTGCTCGTGGGCGCGAGGGCGCAGGCGGTCGAGTGCGCGTCGCTGCCCAACCCGGTGTACCTCGCCGGCTCGAGCGCCGTGAAGCCCGTGCTCAAGAAGGTGAGCCAGACCCTTTCGTCCCGCAACCCGTCCATCACGCTGGTCTACCAGTCCCTCGGTTCCTGCGCCGGCGTCGACGCGATCGTGAGCGGCACCAAGGTGACGGCCACGGCCAAGTACTGGGACGCCGCCGGCGCCGAGGTGGCCTGTGACCTCCCGGCCGAGGGCGCCAACATCGACATCGGCATCTCCGACGTCTACGCCCAGACCTGCAACTACGTCCTGGACACCAAGCAGCGCGACTTCCTCGGGCCCGTTCAGGTGATGACCTTCGTCGCCCCGGTCGCCTCGAGCGAGAGCTCCATCAGCGCCGCTGCCGCGTACGTGGCCCTGGGCTTCGGCGGCAAGAACCACGTGGTGGCCCCCTGGGACAACCCGGAGTTCTTCTTCATCCGCCCGGACTCCTCCGGCACCAAGAACATGATCGCCGAGGCCATCGGCCTCCCGGCCTCCAAGTGGCAGGGCAACGTGCAGTCCGGCAGCGGTGACGTGAACACCGCCGTGTCCAACTCGGTGCAGCCGAACAAGACCATCGGCATCCTCGCCGCCGACTTCGCCGACGCCAACCGCGACAAGCTGAAGATCCTCGCCTTCCAGGCCGACGGCGCCCAGCGCTGCGGCTACTACCCGGACTCGACCCCCAACCACTTCGACAAGATCAACGTCCGCGACGGCCGCTACGCCATCTGGGGCTCGGTCCACTTCCTGGCGAACACCGGGAGCGACGGTCACGCGGTGCCGGCCTCCGGCAACCCCGCCGGTGACGCCGTCCACACTGCAATTCGCTTCTTCAGCCACGAGGGTCTCTCGGTGGCGGAGAGCAAGGCGATGATCAAGGCCGAGGCCGACGCCTACACGGTGCCCCTCTGCGCGATGCGCGTGAAGCGGGAGAAGGAAGTGGGCGCGATGTCCCGCTTCGTTCCCGACGAGCCCTGCGGCTGCTACTTCGAGAGCCTCAAGGGCGCCACCACCTCCGAGTGCTCGGCTTGCGAGAGCGACGCCGACTGCTCCGGCTCCACCCCCACCTGCCGATACGGCTTCTGCGAGTCGCGATGA
- a CDS encoding MotA/TolQ/ExbB proton channel family protein → MLVENLLKLALLGSTWVMYLLLILSVFSIGAIAERWWFFRRGSRGVDELRDRLAQLVARRDVAGARALLSSSPSTEARVLAPALDMLAGGPGALADAIDSELGRRRKELERGMNFLGTVGSNAPFIGLFGTVIGVIEAFAHLGAGQNDAAMANVMAGIAEALVATGVGLFVAIPAVVGFNWFQKKISSVEDNLGSISKQLSAVLQTHPARMSDEPRSPSVAAA, encoded by the coding sequence ATGCTCGTGGAAAATCTGCTCAAGCTTGCGCTTCTCGGCAGCACCTGGGTCATGTATCTGCTCCTGATTCTCTCCGTGTTCTCCATCGGCGCCATCGCGGAGCGCTGGTGGTTCTTCCGCCGCGGCAGCCGCGGAGTGGACGAGCTCCGCGACCGGCTCGCACAGCTCGTCGCCCGTCGGGACGTGGCCGGCGCCCGCGCGCTCCTCTCCTCGAGCCCCTCCACCGAGGCCCGCGTGCTCGCGCCGGCCCTCGACATGCTCGCCGGCGGTCCCGGCGCCCTGGCCGACGCCATCGACAGCGAGCTCGGCCGCAGGCGCAAGGAGCTCGAGCGCGGCATGAACTTCCTCGGAACGGTGGGCAGCAACGCCCCCTTCATCGGCCTCTTCGGCACGGTGATCGGCGTGATCGAGGCCTTCGCCCACCTGGGCGCGGGCCAGAACGACGCTGCGATGGCGAACGTGATGGCGGGCATCGCCGAGGCCCTCGTGGCCACGGGCGTCGGCCTCTTCGTCGCCATCCCGGCGGTGGTCGGCTTCAACTGGTTCCAGAAGAAGATCTCGAGTGTGGAGGACAACCTCGGCTCCATCTCGAAGCAGCTCTCCGCCGTCCTCCAGACCCACCCCGCGCGCATGTCGGACGAGCCGCGGAGCCCGTCTGTCGCCGCCGCCTGA
- a CDS encoding ExbD/TolR family protein translates to MGASVGSSRGKRGGIVGINITPMVDVVLVLLVIMMVSSTYIVSQSLKVELPKSASSDAAVSAPTMVTVTKDGAYLFNQEPAESDEALSSLFRRAFAENPDTNLVVTADTAALHGKVIHAIDLARQAGITKFAISVSRD, encoded by the coding sequence ATGGGTGCATCTGTCGGATCGTCCCGCGGCAAGCGCGGGGGAATCGTGGGAATCAACATCACGCCGATGGTCGACGTGGTGCTGGTGCTCCTCGTCATCATGATGGTCTCGTCGACGTACATCGTGTCGCAGTCGCTCAAGGTCGAGCTGCCGAAGAGCGCGAGCTCCGACGCCGCCGTGTCGGCGCCGACGATGGTGACCGTCACGAAGGACGGTGCCTACCTCTTCAACCAGGAGCCCGCCGAGTCCGACGAGGCGCTCTCGTCGCTCTTCCGCAGGGCATTCGCCGAAAATCCAGACACGAACCTCGTGGTCACCGCGGACACCGCGGCCCTGCACGGCAAGGTGATCCACGCGATCGACCTCGCCCGCCAGGCTGGGATCACCAAGTTCGCCATCAGCGTGTCGCGAGACTAG
- a CDS encoding TonB family protein, whose translation MTSRSVRVGVFGASLAVHALLGFAALVVPDRKKDPPPIPMVLADVVAPEAPPPPPPPPPPPTPEPPAPKAAPAPAPKPAPAPKAPPAAPPPPAAEAPAAAPAFADLGLTMGNGSGPGGVAVPTGGGGPQRPRQEAPTRKVAALSPPKDACTETPTKPKPKKTVQPVYTAEAERAEIEGAVRIEVVVDEVGQVVEAHVRQGLGFGLDESALAAARQFVFQPSTACGRAVSGRVTFNLRFAPAGS comes from the coding sequence ATGACCTCCCGCTCGGTTCGCGTAGGCGTCTTCGGCGCCAGCCTCGCGGTCCACGCCCTTCTCGGCTTCGCGGCGCTCGTCGTCCCCGACAGGAAGAAGGATCCGCCGCCGATCCCGATGGTACTGGCGGACGTCGTGGCGCCCGAGGCCCCGCCTCCACCTCCTCCTCCGCCGCCCCCGCCGACCCCGGAGCCCCCGGCTCCGAAGGCGGCGCCGGCCCCAGCACCGAAACCTGCGCCGGCGCCCAAGGCGCCTCCCGCTGCGCCCCCTCCGCCGGCAGCCGAGGCTCCCGCGGCGGCGCCCGCCTTCGCCGACCTCGGCCTCACCATGGGCAACGGCTCCGGCCCCGGCGGCGTCGCGGTCCCGACCGGCGGCGGCGGTCCCCAGAGGCCTCGCCAGGAGGCTCCGACCCGCAAGGTCGCCGCCCTCTCGCCTCCGAAGGACGCGTGCACCGAGACACCCACGAAGCCGAAGCCGAAGAAGACGGTGCAGCCCGTCTACACGGCGGAGGCCGAGCGGGCCGAGATCGAGGGCGCCGTCCGCATCGAGGTCGTCGTGGACGAGGTGGGCCAGGTCGTCGAAGCCCACGTCCGTCAGGGCCTCGGCTTCGGCCTCGACGAGTCGGCCCTCGCCGCCGCGCGCCAGTTCGTCTTCCAGCCCTCCACCGCGTGTGGCCGCGCAGTCTCCGGCCGCGTGACCTTCAACCTCCGCTTCGCCCCGGCGGGCAGCTAA
- a CDS encoding TonB-dependent receptor domain-containing protein — MTPDSSRIPHPGSHRLGRLAPALASLSLLLGVFAPDTSFADPTENTLVPPTLTHFVEADFPESEANSGEGASVVLLLSISATGEVVQAEVAESGGEAFDAAALEAARQFVFEPATSNGTPIPVRIGYRYDFVWKPKLERKETADFEGLVRDRATKVPVAGVTISLGSGETTVTADDGTFRFDDIQPGVWSVSLSGDKLVTVSTEEAFEASHLVEATYEVELASEDDEDGVDFEIVVSIPKVKKQVVSTEILADEGRKVPGTQGDVLKVVENMPGVARAAAGSGQLVVWGASPQDTRVYADGLRLPRLYHDGGYRSVIHSDLVRSVELIPGGYGPAYGRGLGGIVAVELRDLDEEGVHGSAEINAIDASLSTRAALSDDVHIAIAARRSHLDGVVGGVAPLVTKEDVSSNVPIPRFWDGQARLVWRASASEKVEVGGMLSSDRLDHNLSNPDPALETSRSTSLDFQRLYARYERQTQSGAKVSVTGSVGADTSSLVELYGGTPIELREDSRIYGLRATWRGLVATSITAELGVDGELVTSTLRRAGSIGAPSREGDPTVFGRPPPAQINADTWETMVGSIAPFAQLDISLFEGALHVMPGLRAEPFVAQTSRSTPKVGELPAISIIRQDAVIEPRLAVRWSITPRIGAKAAFGLYHQPPQADDLSAVFGTPTLGISSARHALLGGSYRITDLLELEATGFVNTSDSLAVRSLSAQPALAEALSQDGKGRSYGGQLMLRQDRVGPFFGWLSYSLVRSERQDTPGGPWRPFDYDQLHVLTAVGSFDLGAGVELGGRVRFATGFPRTPVVGSYYDAATDRYQPIFGEQGSVRIPSFFSADLRLSKRIELNPSELELYLDVQNLTNHRNAEELVYDTTFAQQDYISGFPILPMVGARWSW; from the coding sequence ATGACTCCCGACTCGTCTCGCATCCCGCATCCCGGCTCCCATCGCCTCGGTCGTCTCGCGCCGGCGCTGGCCTCGCTCTCGCTGCTTCTCGGCGTGTTTGCGCCTGACACTTCATTTGCCGACCCAACCGAGAACACGCTCGTCCCGCCGACGCTGACCCACTTCGTCGAGGCGGACTTCCCCGAATCCGAGGCCAACTCCGGCGAGGGCGCCTCCGTGGTGCTCCTGCTCTCGATCTCCGCCACCGGCGAGGTGGTGCAGGCCGAGGTGGCGGAATCCGGCGGCGAGGCCTTCGACGCCGCCGCCCTCGAGGCCGCGCGCCAGTTCGTCTTCGAGCCGGCGACGTCGAACGGCACGCCGATCCCCGTGCGGATCGGCTACCGCTACGACTTCGTCTGGAAGCCCAAGCTCGAGAGGAAGGAGACCGCCGACTTCGAAGGCCTGGTCCGCGACCGCGCCACCAAGGTGCCCGTCGCCGGCGTCACCATCTCCCTCGGCTCCGGCGAGACGACCGTCACCGCCGACGACGGCACCTTCCGCTTCGACGACATTCAGCCCGGCGTGTGGAGCGTCTCGCTCTCCGGCGACAAGCTCGTCACCGTGTCCACCGAGGAGGCCTTCGAGGCGAGCCATCTCGTCGAGGCCACCTACGAGGTCGAGCTCGCCAGCGAGGACGACGAGGACGGCGTCGACTTCGAGATCGTGGTCTCGATCCCCAAGGTGAAGAAGCAGGTGGTCTCCACCGAGATCCTCGCCGACGAGGGACGCAAGGTCCCCGGCACCCAGGGCGACGTGCTCAAGGTGGTCGAGAACATGCCCGGCGTCGCGCGTGCCGCCGCCGGCTCTGGCCAGCTCGTGGTCTGGGGCGCCTCGCCTCAGGACACCCGCGTCTACGCCGACGGCCTGCGCCTGCCGCGCCTCTACCACGACGGCGGCTACCGCTCCGTGATCCACTCCGACCTCGTCCGCTCGGTCGAGCTCATCCCCGGCGGCTACGGCCCCGCCTACGGCCGCGGCCTCGGCGGCATCGTCGCGGTGGAGCTCCGGGATCTCGACGAGGAGGGCGTCCACGGCAGCGCGGAGATCAACGCCATCGACGCGTCCCTCTCCACCCGCGCCGCCCTCTCCGACGATGTGCACATCGCCATCGCCGCCAGGCGCAGCCACCTCGACGGCGTCGTCGGGGGCGTCGCCCCTCTCGTGACCAAGGAGGACGTCTCCTCGAACGTGCCCATCCCGCGCTTCTGGGACGGCCAGGCGCGCCTCGTCTGGCGCGCGTCCGCATCGGAGAAGGTCGAAGTCGGCGGCATGCTCTCCTCGGACCGGCTCGACCACAACCTGTCGAACCCCGACCCCGCCCTCGAGACCAGCCGGTCCACCTCCCTCGACTTCCAGCGCCTCTACGCCCGGTATGAGCGTCAGACACAGTCAGGAGCCAAGGTCTCGGTGACCGGCTCGGTCGGCGCCGACACCTCCTCGTTGGTCGAGCTCTACGGCGGGACGCCCATCGAGCTTCGTGAAGACTCGCGGATCTACGGCCTGCGCGCCACATGGCGCGGCCTGGTCGCGACCTCCATCACGGCGGAGCTCGGCGTCGACGGCGAGCTCGTCACCTCCACCCTGCGCCGCGCGGGCTCCATCGGCGCGCCGTCGCGCGAGGGAGATCCCACCGTCTTCGGCAGGCCGCCCCCCGCCCAGATCAACGCCGACACCTGGGAGACCATGGTGGGCAGCATCGCCCCCTTCGCGCAGCTCGACATCTCGCTCTTCGAGGGAGCCCTCCATGTGATGCCGGGCCTGCGCGCCGAGCCCTTCGTGGCCCAGACCTCGCGCAGCACGCCGAAGGTCGGAGAGCTCCCCGCGATCTCGATCATCCGCCAGGACGCGGTGATCGAGCCGCGACTCGCTGTGCGCTGGTCCATCACGCCCCGCATCGGCGCCAAGGCGGCCTTCGGCCTCTACCATCAGCCGCCCCAGGCGGACGACCTCTCCGCGGTCTTCGGCACGCCGACCCTCGGCATCTCCTCCGCCCGCCACGCCCTGCTGGGTGGCAGCTACCGGATCACCGATCTCCTGGAGCTGGAGGCCACGGGCTTCGTCAACACCTCGGACTCCCTCGCCGTGCGCAGCCTCTCCGCGCAGCCGGCGCTTGCCGAGGCCCTCTCGCAGGATGGCAAGGGCCGCTCCTACGGCGGGCAGCTCATGCTCCGGCAGGATCGCGTGGGGCCCTTCTTCGGCTGGCTGAGCTACAGCCTCGTCCGCAGCGAGAGGCAGGATACGCCGGGCGGCCCGTGGCGGCCCTTCGACTACGACCAGCTCCACGTGCTCACCGCCGTGGGCTCCTTCGACCTCGGCGCTGGCGTCGAGCTCGGCGGACGCGTGCGGTTCGCCACCGGCTTCCCGCGCACGCCCGTCGTCGGCTCCTACTACGACGCTGCAACGGATCGGTACCAGCCGATCTTCGGCGAGCAGGGCTCGGTGCGCATTCCCTCCTTCTTCTCCGCGGATCTCCGGCTCTCGAAGCGGATCGAGCTGAACCCGAGCGAGCTCGAGCTCTACCTCGACGTGCAGAACCTGACGAACCACCGCAACGCGGAGGAGCTCGTCTACGACACCACGTTCGCCCAGCAGGACTACATCTCCGGATTCCCGATCCTCCCGATGGTGGGAGCAAGGTGGTCATGGTGA
- a CDS encoding response regulator, translating to MSRILIVEDEADLQQVLEYHLRRQGFETRLAARGAEALRLARNEPPDLVLLDWMLPDLSGADVCRELKRGKDTARVAVVMLSARNEEHDRITGLEVGADDYVGKPFSLRELTLRIQAILRRGATDARDDADLLENGSILLDRPGHRVQVHGKDVPVTGLELRILALLLERPGRVLRREQLLATAWDDTEDVSERAIDAHVKRLRAKLGPAKERIETVRGIGYRLRDD from the coding sequence ATGTCGAGGATCCTGATCGTCGAGGACGAAGCCGATCTCCAGCAGGTGCTCGAATACCATCTCCGTCGCCAGGGCTTCGAGACGCGCCTCGCGGCGAGGGGAGCCGAGGCCCTCCGCCTCGCCCGCAACGAGCCGCCCGACCTCGTGCTCCTGGACTGGATGCTCCCGGACCTCTCCGGGGCGGACGTCTGCCGCGAGCTCAAGCGGGGGAAGGACACGGCCCGGGTCGCGGTGGTGATGCTCTCCGCCCGGAACGAGGAGCACGACCGGATCACGGGCCTGGAGGTCGGCGCCGACGACTACGTCGGCAAGCCCTTCTCGCTGCGGGAGCTCACCCTGCGCATCCAGGCCATCCTTCGCCGGGGTGCCACCGACGCGCGGGACGACGCCGATCTCCTGGAGAACGGCTCCATCCTCCTCGACCGGCCCGGCCACCGCGTACAGGTTCATGGCAAGGACGTGCCGGTGACCGGCCTCGAGCTGCGGATCCTCGCCCTCCTCCTCGAGAGGCCGGGCCGCGTCCTCCGCAGGGAGCAGCTCCTCGCCACCGCGTGGGACGACACCGAGGACGTCTCCGAGCGGGCAATCGACGCCCATGTGAAGCGCCTGCGCGCCAAGCTCGGCCCCGCCAAGGAGCGCATCGAGACCGTGCGAGGCATCGGCTACCGTCTCCGCGACGACTGA